A genomic region of Pseudoalteromonas piscicida contains the following coding sequences:
- a CDS encoding cation:proton antiporter: MIYASIAAIGLSLFIYSITARQLDRAELTAPMWFVLTGGAIGFVLGNIEGGQQALAVDINGLQTWLPIIELTLAIYLFSDAAKTRLRVLSHSFQLPVKLLLGLPLTMIFGAWVAHELFQLSWLACFLIAVIITPTDATLCKTFIQDKSVPTRLREAINVESGLNDGLCIPVFLFLLGVLAERMQATTESFAWIFIREVGIALVVAGLLTGVIIWLLKRAYQHHYFASKTSPFLFVGIAFLVFSVTQALHGSGFIAAFVSGLLFDKYYRDEFKDQLIEEGEHLAEFAAFMIWIVFGLSASVVLLNVTQWQVWVYAVLATAMFRLIPVFLCLLGGELTTKERFTLAWFGPKGLASVVLTLMLLSEELPNGLQITQVAMATVLLSIFVFGLSSRPISKLFTSASGRE; encoded by the coding sequence GTGATTTATGCTTCGATTGCGGCGATTGGACTTTCTCTTTTTATCTATAGCATCACAGCTCGACAACTAGATAGGGCGGAGCTCACTGCACCTATGTGGTTTGTGCTAACGGGCGGGGCGATAGGCTTTGTGCTTGGTAATATTGAAGGGGGGCAACAAGCTTTAGCGGTAGATATTAATGGCTTACAGACTTGGTTGCCGATTATTGAGCTGACGCTTGCGATTTATTTATTTTCCGATGCTGCAAAAACGCGATTACGGGTGTTATCTCACAGCTTTCAGTTACCGGTTAAATTATTACTCGGGCTGCCATTAACCATGATATTTGGCGCTTGGGTGGCCCATGAGCTATTTCAGTTATCTTGGTTGGCTTGCTTTTTAATTGCGGTGATCATCACCCCAACTGATGCTACTTTATGCAAAACCTTCATTCAGGATAAGTCTGTGCCCACCAGATTACGTGAGGCAATTAATGTGGAAAGTGGCTTGAATGATGGCCTGTGTATTCCGGTATTTCTGTTTTTACTGGGCGTATTAGCTGAGCGAATGCAAGCGACGACTGAATCATTTGCTTGGATTTTTATACGTGAAGTGGGGATTGCACTCGTTGTCGCGGGGTTACTGACTGGGGTGATAATTTGGTTACTTAAACGCGCCTATCAACATCATTACTTTGCGTCTAAAACCAGCCCTTTTCTCTTTGTTGGCATCGCTTTTTTAGTTTTCTCGGTAACTCAAGCTTTGCATGGCAGTGGCTTTATTGCTGCATTTGTCAGCGGTTTGCTGTTTGATAAATATTATCGTGATGAGTTTAAAGATCAGCTTATCGAAGAAGGGGAGCATCTCGCCGAATTTGCGGCTTTTATGATCTGGATAGTATTTGGCTTGTCGGCAAGTGTAGTGCTGTTAAATGTTACCCAATGGCAGGTTTGGGTGTACGCAGTGTTAGCAACCGCCATGTTTAGATTGATCCCGGTATTCCTCTGCTTGTTAGGTGGCGAACTGACAACCAAAGAGCGCTTTACGTTAGCTTGGTTTGGACCCAAGGGATTGGCTTCGGTGGTGCTAACCTTAATGCTACTCAGCGAAGAGTTGCCAAATGGTTTGCAAATTACTCAAGTGGCAATGGCAACGGTGCTGTTGAGCATTTTTGTATTTGGATTATCCAGTCGACCCATTTCTAAATTATTTACCAGTGCTTCTGGTCGAGAGTGA
- the phnX gene encoding phosphonoacetaldehyde hydrolase translates to MKHIEALILDWAGTVVDYGSIAPTSIFVEAFKQAYQFDISLAEARGPMGMGKWDHINTLLQMESVRTRWITQFGQAPSTADVDHIYQTFMPLQQAKVADRAAPIPGVLAVIKRLQQQGVKIGSCSGYPKPVMDVLVPAAADYGYQPDCVVASDECAAGSRPGPWMALENVQRLGINRVSGCVKVDDSAPGISEGLNAGMWTVGLALTGNAVGLSEEEWTALGHEEQSAHSLSAYQQLGEAGAHYVIDSLADIEMVLVDISARIARGERP, encoded by the coding sequence ATGAAACACATTGAAGCGTTAATTTTGGATTGGGCAGGTACTGTGGTCGACTATGGTTCGATTGCCCCCACCAGTATTTTTGTTGAAGCATTTAAGCAAGCGTATCAATTTGATATTTCCTTGGCTGAAGCGCGCGGTCCGATGGGAATGGGTAAATGGGATCACATTAATACCTTGCTACAAATGGAGAGCGTCCGCACCCGCTGGATAACGCAATTTGGTCAGGCACCGAGTACGGCAGATGTTGACCATATTTATCAAACCTTTATGCCGCTCCAACAAGCAAAAGTCGCCGACCGAGCTGCCCCCATTCCGGGCGTGCTTGCGGTGATCAAACGCTTGCAACAACAAGGCGTTAAGATTGGTAGTTGCTCTGGGTATCCCAAGCCTGTGATGGACGTATTAGTGCCTGCCGCTGCCGATTATGGTTATCAGCCAGATTGTGTGGTTGCCAGTGATGAATGTGCGGCAGGCTCTCGCCCAGGCCCTTGGATGGCGTTAGAAAACGTGCAAAGACTTGGGATTAATCGCGTGTCTGGGTGCGTAAAAGTCGATGACTCCGCGCCGGGAATAAGCGAGGGATTAAATGCCGGCATGTGGACAGTTGGACTTGCTTTAACGGGTAATGCGGTGGGGCTTAGCGAAGAAGAATGGACGGCACTCGGTCACGAAGAGCAAAGTGCACACTCACTGAGTGCTTATCAGCAGCTTGGCGAAGCCGGTGCGCACTATGTGATTGATTCACTAGCGGACATCGAAATGGTCTTGGTGGATATTTCTGCTCGTATCGCCCGTGGAGAGCGCCCGTAA
- a CDS encoding DUF5690 family protein → MMLQITLFNARPRWLKDAQGIGFVLFAATSAFMTYFCMYAFRKPFSVNTYEAFDDPSWVVSFKIALILSQVFGYLCAKFIGVKVIAEMQHHYRGRAILAMILAAELALVLFAITPTGWNLVWLFANGLSLGMIWGLVFSFLEGRKTTEILGAVLSVTFILASGLVRTVGKWLVSELNVPELWMPAATGAIFLPLLVLSVACLNSIPEPTQEDEQLRQKRAPMDGKARLAFFKQYWFGITVLVLSFLLFTGFRDFRDNFSAEIWQALGYGQEPAIFAYAGIRIAFIVLIALAALVLIKNNRIAFFANHGFILLGALLLAGSTYLYQTQSLDPKTWMVLLGAGLYISYIPYNCFLFDRMISAVGSTANAGFLIYLADSAGYIGSVGILLYKTFATPELSWLHFFTMACYWVAFIASALVVSSIIYFAVKLKRPRKASTQVRATALSSHIS, encoded by the coding sequence ATGATGTTGCAGATCACCCTATTTAACGCCCGCCCGCGCTGGTTAAAGGACGCCCAAGGTATCGGCTTTGTACTATTCGCCGCGACCAGTGCGTTTATGACTTACTTTTGTATGTACGCCTTTCGTAAGCCATTTTCGGTCAATACCTATGAAGCCTTTGATGACCCGAGCTGGGTTGTTAGCTTTAAAATTGCTCTGATCCTTTCGCAAGTGTTTGGCTATCTATGCGCGAAATTTATCGGCGTTAAAGTGATTGCTGAAATGCAGCATCATTATCGCGGCCGAGCGATTCTGGCCATGATTTTAGCCGCCGAGCTCGCACTGGTGCTATTTGCCATCACTCCTACGGGCTGGAATCTGGTTTGGCTGTTTGCCAATGGCCTCTCCCTTGGCATGATCTGGGGTTTGGTTTTTAGCTTTTTAGAAGGTCGTAAAACCACCGAAATCTTAGGTGCGGTACTCAGCGTGACTTTTATTCTTGCCTCTGGATTGGTCAGAACCGTGGGCAAATGGCTGGTGAGTGAACTCAATGTGCCTGAACTGTGGATGCCAGCGGCAACCGGAGCGATTTTTCTACCACTCCTTGTACTTAGCGTTGCTTGTCTCAATAGCATTCCTGAACCTACACAAGAAGATGAACAATTACGACAAAAGCGCGCGCCAATGGATGGCAAAGCACGGCTGGCGTTTTTTAAACAGTATTGGTTTGGAATAACCGTACTGGTGCTTAGCTTTTTACTCTTTACTGGCTTTCGTGACTTTAGAGATAACTTCTCAGCCGAGATCTGGCAGGCCTTAGGTTATGGGCAAGAACCCGCGATTTTTGCTTATGCCGGGATCCGCATCGCCTTTATCGTGCTCATTGCGCTTGCCGCATTGGTGTTAATTAAAAATAACCGCATCGCATTTTTCGCCAACCATGGCTTTATCTTACTTGGGGCTTTACTACTGGCTGGCAGCACCTATTTATACCAAACCCAAAGTCTCGATCCTAAAACGTGGATGGTGCTGCTGGGGGCTGGTCTTTATATCAGTTATATCCCCTATAACTGCTTTTTGTTTGACCGCATGATCTCAGCGGTTGGATCGACTGCGAACGCCGGTTTTTTGATTTATCTGGCGGATTCGGCGGGCTACATCGGCTCAGTGGGCATTTTGCTCTATAAAACTTTTGCCACACCTGAGCTCAGCTGGCTGCACTTTTTTACCATGGCCTGCTACTGGGTAGCGTTTATCGCAAGCGCACTCGTAGTGAGTTCAATTATTTATTTTGCCGTGAAATTAAAGCGACCACGTAAGGCGTCAACGCAAGTACGCGCCACGGCACTTTCATCACATATTTCCTAG
- a CDS encoding alkaline phosphatase, giving the protein MNKKLLTVAISAILLTACDDDTKTVEVIKEVEVIKEVPVQEVTQVKNVILMIGDGMGPQQVGLLEEYAQRAPNSTYKNKGNQTALSKLAAGGHLGLSMNAPHGATGSLVTDSACSATQLATGLAAGSEMIGLDADGNKVATILEKAKAAGKATGLVSDTRITHATPAAFAAHMPHRSYEAEIAEQLVRSGSVDVMLSGGARVFVPKSTPDNAEVKAQLDALGMPSSVYKKSKRGDETNLVVEAKEQHGYGLAFDKAQLSSFEGEKVLGLFANSGMSDAIAYKACQQSNSCTQPSLKEMTVKALDILSKDEDGFFLMIEGGQIDWAGHANDAGWMLNELLKFDEAVEAVHEWVKDRNDTLVVVTADHETGSFGFSYSKHERPEAQTLSGDGMYVNGVAKEYHPKFNFGPLAQLDKLYAQTGTFFDILAEAAPDEAYENVSGPTWKATIEDMTAYTVTLDNAEKVGQSVYDDKDATMIPAFEDFGDFYVYAKEDYTGKIARAIASEQSVVWGTGTHTAAPVPVYTFGPAGVTKQFSTMQHHVDVANKMMTALGLTE; this is encoded by the coding sequence ATGAATAAAAAGTTACTTACAGTTGCTATCTCTGCAATTCTACTTACCGCGTGTGATGACGATACAAAAACCGTTGAGGTGATCAAAGAAGTTGAAGTCATCAAAGAAGTACCAGTGCAAGAAGTGACACAAGTAAAAAATGTGATCCTTATGATCGGTGACGGTATGGGACCACAGCAAGTTGGCTTACTTGAAGAGTATGCTCAGCGCGCGCCAAACTCAACTTATAAAAACAAAGGCAATCAAACTGCGCTGTCTAAACTTGCTGCGGGTGGTCATTTAGGCCTTTCCATGAACGCACCACATGGCGCGACTGGCAGTCTAGTGACTGACTCTGCTTGTTCGGCAACACAATTAGCAACCGGCCTTGCTGCAGGCTCTGAAATGATAGGCCTTGATGCCGATGGTAATAAAGTAGCGACTATCTTAGAAAAAGCCAAAGCCGCAGGTAAAGCGACGGGTCTTGTTTCAGATACGCGTATTACGCACGCGACGCCTGCTGCATTTGCTGCCCATATGCCGCATCGTTCATACGAAGCTGAAATCGCTGAGCAATTAGTTCGCTCTGGCAGTGTTGACGTGATGTTATCTGGTGGCGCTCGCGTATTTGTACCAAAGAGCACGCCTGATAACGCTGAAGTAAAAGCACAACTTGACGCGCTTGGCATGCCTAGCAGCGTATACAAAAAATCAAAACGTGGCGATGAAACTAACCTAGTTGTTGAAGCAAAAGAGCAACATGGTTATGGCCTTGCTTTTGATAAAGCACAATTAAGCAGTTTTGAAGGCGAAAAAGTACTAGGCCTATTCGCAAACTCTGGTATGAGTGACGCTATTGCTTACAAAGCTTGTCAACAAAGCAACAGCTGTACTCAGCCTTCATTAAAAGAAATGACGGTGAAAGCGCTTGATATCTTGTCTAAAGATGAAGATGGCTTTTTCTTGATGATTGAAGGCGGTCAAATTGACTGGGCGGGTCACGCAAACGATGCAGGTTGGATGTTAAACGAGCTGCTTAAATTTGATGAAGCCGTTGAAGCTGTTCATGAATGGGTAAAAGATCGCAACGATACACTAGTTGTTGTGACCGCAGACCATGAAACGGGTAGTTTTGGCTTTAGTTATTCAAAGCATGAGCGTCCTGAAGCACAAACACTGTCGGGCGATGGTATGTACGTAAATGGTGTTGCTAAAGAATATCATCCTAAGTTTAACTTTGGCCCGCTTGCGCAACTAGACAAGCTCTACGCGCAGACAGGCACCTTCTTCGATATTCTTGCTGAAGCTGCGCCTGATGAAGCCTATGAGAATGTATCGGGTCCAACTTGGAAAGCGACCATTGAAGATATGACGGCTTACACGGTGACGCTAGATAATGCAGAGAAGGTTGGTCAAAGTGTCTATGACGATAAAGATGCAACGATGATCCCTGCGTTTGAGGACTTCGGTGACTTCTACGTATACGCCAAAGAAGACTACACTGGAAAAATCGCTCGCGCGATTGCCTCAGAGCAAAGCGTAGTGTGGGGTACTGGTACGCATACGGCTGCGCCAGTACCGGTTTATACTTTCGGTCCTGCAGGCGTAACTAAGCAGTTCTCAACCATGCAGCACCATGTGGATGTTGCAAACAAAATGATGACTGCACTTGGTTTAACTGAATAA
- a CDS encoding bifunctional diguanylate cyclase/phosphodiesterase encodes MPCLIIILFLLCEQRQQALTQQSQQALHYAKQVAAIQQVELADTEQVLQQLSTRIDHLTVEHGKCPPLLYHAMLLSPNLANLGIVDAQGNVLCTTHQADQREINIADRGYFKTAMRTAQFSIGEYQIDRSMQRATVNFALPIYDDQQQFLFMLVAVKGLTHWSQTLAKLPLPVGTRVMIADAKAQIIAQYPAANTELGRAVSSSWPSNLSTQATLLNTPEGNRLVYVKQSLNNSNRALQIYFSFDFESQLSSIDKRFALFLGIFFVLVCILFWQTHWQLKQQLLKPLSALKHAIAKLESGKQDPRFDATKVPSEFEHIAERFAHMAQTRLAAEDNANHRLAVVKALINALPDSYVRLDQQAQILSRYGDYTDKAQTLRELLPEHIYKRIRAELALLNDKTYVQLEFSPTSNQVVECRLCAIESHPQALLIFRDISQRKHQEEALNLAALVYNNSSECMIITDANGFILDVNLAFTRVTGYSRSEVLGKSTAMLGSGQHDRSFYELMWQQLNEHGRWQGEIVNRKKNGELYTEWLTIDSVYDSNREIYRRVAIFTDITEVKRKDALIWKQAHFDELTDLHNRVGLKKHLKKQVASGQQQTAVLLLDLDNFKDINDTLGHYYGDLLLKLVAQRLKSIAPHAFLSRIGGDEFVFVLEDDEHKTTCKALASQIQSALKQPFEIKDEQCHITASMGIATAPTDGNGAEALLKAADQAMYRAKQQGRNGYVIFDDTLRKVAESRMQMLKGIRTALHNNQFEMHYQPIVSLDDNRVAKAEALIRWRHPEQGMVSPAEFIPLAEETQLIHHIGDLAFAQSVDTLTQLQHLGYTTQISINVSPVQFAAKNCTLASWSDKLTTLAIPPEHVVLEVTEGMMMHNDSRTKQRVERLKQQGFQFALDDFGTGYSSLAYLKQLDCHFVKIDKRFVDGIATNADDLTLCETIILMAHRLGLKVIAEGVETATQHQLLKQAGCDFGQGYYYSKPLPQREFLTLMTEKSHIAVA; translated from the coding sequence TTGCCATGTCTGATCATTATTTTATTTCTATTATGTGAGCAACGTCAGCAGGCATTAACACAACAGTCACAACAGGCGCTGCATTACGCCAAACAAGTTGCGGCGATCCAGCAGGTAGAACTCGCAGATACAGAACAAGTGTTACAGCAACTGTCGACCCGTATTGATCATCTTACGGTAGAGCACGGTAAGTGCCCGCCGCTGCTTTATCACGCGATGCTGCTCAGCCCCAACCTAGCTAACCTTGGCATAGTTGACGCACAAGGGAACGTACTTTGTACGACGCATCAAGCAGATCAACGCGAGATCAATATCGCCGATCGTGGTTACTTTAAAACCGCAATGCGCACTGCCCAGTTTAGTATTGGTGAGTATCAAATTGACCGCAGCATGCAACGTGCAACAGTCAACTTCGCGCTACCAATTTACGATGATCAGCAACAATTTTTATTTATGCTTGTTGCGGTGAAAGGCTTAACGCATTGGAGCCAGACCCTTGCAAAACTGCCTCTTCCTGTTGGTACTCGGGTAATGATTGCCGATGCTAAAGCGCAAATCATTGCGCAATATCCAGCAGCAAATACAGAGCTTGGCCGTGCTGTTAGCAGTTCTTGGCCAAGCAATTTAAGCACGCAGGCGACGCTACTAAACACCCCAGAAGGCAATCGCTTGGTGTATGTAAAGCAATCACTCAATAACAGCAACCGAGCGTTACAAATCTACTTTAGTTTCGATTTTGAGTCCCAGTTGAGTAGCATAGACAAGCGTTTTGCGCTCTTTTTAGGGATCTTCTTTGTGCTTGTATGCATTTTGTTTTGGCAAACCCATTGGCAATTAAAACAACAGCTTTTAAAACCGCTTAGTGCACTCAAGCATGCTATTGCAAAGCTTGAATCGGGCAAGCAAGATCCCCGTTTTGATGCAACCAAAGTACCCAGTGAATTTGAGCATATCGCCGAACGCTTCGCTCATATGGCGCAAACACGCCTAGCCGCTGAAGACAATGCAAATCATAGACTTGCCGTTGTAAAAGCCTTGATTAATGCACTCCCCGATAGCTATGTGCGCTTAGATCAGCAGGCTCAGATCTTATCTCGCTATGGTGATTATACCGATAAGGCACAAACGCTGAGAGAGTTACTCCCAGAACATATCTATAAGCGGATCCGAGCAGAACTTGCTCTGCTAAACGATAAAACCTATGTGCAACTCGAGTTTTCTCCAACCAGCAATCAAGTGGTTGAATGTCGCCTGTGCGCCATTGAATCCCATCCTCAGGCGTTGTTGATTTTCCGCGATATTAGCCAACGTAAGCATCAAGAAGAGGCATTAAACCTTGCAGCATTGGTGTACAACAATAGTAGTGAGTGCATGATCATCACGGATGCCAATGGCTTTATCTTGGACGTCAACCTCGCCTTTACGCGTGTAACTGGTTACTCACGCTCAGAGGTGCTAGGTAAGTCCACTGCCATGTTGGGGTCGGGTCAACACGACCGTAGCTTTTACGAGTTAATGTGGCAGCAGCTTAACGAACACGGCCGTTGGCAAGGTGAGATTGTCAACCGTAAGAAAAATGGCGAGCTCTACACTGAATGGCTAACTATTGATAGCGTTTATGATAGCAACCGTGAGATCTATCGCCGCGTCGCGATCTTCACCGATATTACCGAAGTTAAGCGTAAAGATGCGCTGATCTGGAAACAAGCACATTTTGATGAATTAACCGATCTTCACAACCGTGTAGGACTTAAAAAGCACTTAAAAAAGCAGGTTGCCAGCGGACAACAACAAACCGCCGTGCTGTTACTCGATCTCGACAATTTCAAAGATATTAACGACACTTTAGGCCATTATTACGGCGACTTACTATTAAAGTTAGTCGCACAACGTTTAAAGAGTATAGCTCCGCATGCGTTTTTATCCCGCATTGGAGGTGATGAGTTTGTCTTTGTGTTGGAAGATGATGAACACAAAACAACATGCAAAGCATTGGCCTCCCAGATCCAATCTGCACTCAAACAACCTTTTGAGATCAAAGATGAGCAGTGCCATATCACGGCAAGTATGGGGATTGCCACCGCACCAACAGATGGTAATGGTGCAGAAGCCCTATTAAAGGCCGCCGATCAAGCAATGTATCGAGCAAAGCAACAAGGTCGCAATGGCTATGTGATTTTTGACGATACCTTACGCAAAGTCGCGGAATCTAGAATGCAAATGCTCAAAGGTATTCGCACTGCACTGCATAACAATCAATTTGAAATGCACTACCAGCCAATCGTGTCACTTGACGACAATCGCGTCGCCAAAGCCGAGGCCTTGATCCGCTGGCGACACCCAGAGCAAGGCATGGTGAGTCCCGCTGAGTTTATTCCGTTAGCCGAAGAAACCCAGCTCATTCATCATATTGGAGATTTAGCCTTTGCGCAGTCTGTTGACACGTTGACGCAACTACAGCACTTAGGCTACACAACACAAATTAGCATCAATGTGTCACCGGTCCAATTTGCCGCTAAAAATTGCACCTTAGCAAGCTGGAGTGACAAACTCACGACGCTTGCGATCCCCCCTGAACACGTGGTTTTAGAAGTTACGGAGGGAATGATGATGCACAATGATAGCCGCACTAAACAACGAGTTGAACGGTTAAAGCAGCAAGGTTTTCAATTTGCGTTAGATGACTTTGGCACGGGTTACTCGTCACTTGCGTATCTAAAACAATTAGATTGTCACTTTGTGAAAATTGATAAGCGCTTCGTCGATGGCATCGCAACCAATGCAGACGATTTAACCCTGTGTGAAACCATTATTTTGATGGCCCACCGCCTTGGCTTAAAAGTCATCGCTGAAGGCGTTGAGACCGCGACCCAGCATCAGCTATTAAAACAGGCTGGATGTGATTTTGGTCAGGGTTATTACTATTCAAAACCGCTACCACAACGCGAGTTTCTGACCTTAATGACGGAAAAAAGCCACATTGCTGTGGCTTAA
- a CDS encoding TonB-dependent receptor, which produces MKKLTQIAAAVLLATSPSLYAATGKLVGVVKDPQSNLSGAVISVKGQDVSTVSDYRGRFELPKLDAGRYTLVVKYMGYQETELQVEVTDSKVTTLSPILLNHQQAMEEVVTVGQIFRGEMAAANNQKNASNIKSIISADGIGKLPDRNAAEAVQRIPGVSIERDQGEGRFVAVRGLPSQWSSASINGNRLPTAEEETTSRATAFDFFPSELIEFVEVSKAITPDMEGDAIGGNVNFVTKKGADDFILKTNFAVGQNELADGTNYSANVVYGDRLLDDKLGFIINATAWQRDWATDNYEPRRGNDGLGIYRLELRDYTGTRETYGLNGSLEYQLENGTLSASALYGTLIDDETHYKHRLRFDKDRAELQHIRNELITEMQGFEMAGEHDFGFDKTLSWQLATYENEFRYGDKPNSEDNSYFVARFDQKEVGYVGLEDRDTGKNYAYNQVDGGSDPWNAISNHFPSGFTLDPSKMGLSWVELYKVYVNEKDRLVANADFDWQYNNQLAVKFGAKYRDKVRKADFADEFYAWDSEQYGAAPTLADFALSDQPGRSDYLSEAKFDYRTQLSQVASTDALAQFWTQNRNKFKLDAGESALISNGGALGRNFDVEETHTSLYGMATYQASDNWEVLGGLRVTRTDTKVSGYTYLADEDKVVDTTNSNDYWSILPALHVTYRANDDTNYRLALTRTFARPDFGSLTPGATYLEQDNQLNSGNPALDPTYSNNLDLMVEHYFDRVGLVSAGVFYKDIQDPIFQATSVGNYNDKQGVTIIRPENGDSAWLAGIELAFNRDLGFISDSLSNFGVMTNATFMDSEMQIPERTEKVAIPRQANELYNFTLYYDDTRFAARIALNHKGAYIEEHGGDSQSDSYYGANTSVDFTTSYQLNEQTLVYLELSNLTNEALQYYQGEQGRPLQVE; this is translated from the coding sequence ATGAAAAAACTAACCCAAATCGCTGCTGCCGTGTTACTCGCCACCAGTCCCAGCTTATATGCTGCGACAGGTAAACTCGTTGGTGTTGTAAAAGACCCACAAAGTAATCTGTCTGGCGCCGTTATCTCGGTAAAAGGCCAAGATGTATCCACTGTGTCTGATTATCGTGGTCGCTTTGAACTGCCAAAACTAGATGCCGGTCGCTACACCCTAGTCGTGAAATATATGGGTTATCAGGAAACTGAACTTCAGGTGGAAGTAACTGATAGCAAAGTCACTACCTTGTCTCCAATCTTATTAAACCACCAACAAGCGATGGAAGAAGTAGTCACGGTTGGGCAAATCTTCCGTGGCGAAATGGCCGCTGCAAATAACCAAAAAAATGCCAGTAATATCAAAAGTATCATTTCTGCTGATGGGATTGGTAAGTTACCAGATAGAAATGCCGCTGAAGCTGTGCAACGTATTCCAGGTGTGTCGATAGAGCGTGACCAAGGTGAAGGGCGCTTTGTTGCAGTGCGTGGTTTACCGTCACAATGGAGTTCGGCCAGCATCAACGGTAACCGCCTTCCAACCGCAGAAGAGGAAACCACCAGCCGCGCCACTGCATTCGACTTTTTTCCAAGCGAATTGATTGAATTTGTGGAAGTGTCTAAGGCTATCACCCCTGACATGGAAGGCGATGCGATTGGCGGTAATGTTAATTTCGTGACCAAAAAAGGCGCTGATGATTTTATCCTCAAAACCAACTTCGCTGTGGGCCAAAATGAGCTGGCCGATGGCACAAACTATTCTGCCAATGTAGTGTACGGCGACCGTCTACTCGACGACAAGCTAGGTTTTATCATTAATGCCACAGCTTGGCAGCGAGATTGGGCAACCGATAACTATGAGCCACGTCGTGGTAACGATGGCTTAGGTATTTATCGCTTAGAGCTGCGTGATTATACCGGAACCCGTGAAACTTATGGCTTAAATGGCTCACTGGAATATCAACTTGAAAACGGCACGCTCAGCGCCAGCGCGCTGTATGGCACACTGATTGACGATGAAACCCACTATAAGCACAGGCTACGTTTTGATAAAGACCGTGCTGAGCTGCAGCATATTCGCAACGAACTCATCACCGAAATGCAAGGCTTTGAAATGGCAGGTGAACATGACTTTGGCTTTGATAAGACGCTCTCTTGGCAACTAGCCACGTACGAAAATGAGTTTCGCTATGGCGACAAACCCAACAGTGAAGACAATAGCTATTTTGTCGCCCGTTTTGATCAAAAAGAGGTTGGATATGTTGGACTTGAAGACCGCGATACCGGTAAAAATTATGCCTACAACCAAGTAGACGGCGGCAGTGACCCTTGGAACGCCATTAGCAATCACTTCCCCTCGGGCTTTACACTCGATCCAAGCAAAATGGGTTTGTCTTGGGTTGAGCTATACAAAGTCTACGTCAACGAAAAAGACAGATTGGTGGCCAATGCCGACTTTGACTGGCAATACAATAACCAGCTAGCCGTTAAGTTTGGGGCAAAATACCGCGATAAAGTCCGTAAAGCTGACTTTGCCGATGAGTTTTACGCTTGGGACAGCGAACAATATGGCGCAGCGCCAACGCTTGCAGACTTTGCCTTAAGCGATCAACCCGGTCGCAGCGATTACTTAAGCGAAGCCAAGTTTGATTATCGCACACAGTTGTCGCAGGTGGCTTCCACCGATGCTCTTGCTCAGTTTTGGACGCAAAATCGCAATAAGTTCAAGCTAGATGCGGGTGAATCAGCACTCATCAGCAATGGTGGAGCGCTGGGCAGAAACTTTGATGTTGAAGAAACCCACACCTCGCTCTACGGTATGGCAACTTACCAAGCCAGTGACAACTGGGAAGTATTAGGTGGCTTACGCGTTACCCGCACCGATACCAAAGTGTCTGGTTACACTTATTTAGCCGACGAAGATAAAGTTGTTGATACCACCAACAGCAATGATTATTGGTCAATATTACCCGCACTACATGTTACTTATCGTGCCAATGACGATACCAATTATCGCCTCGCACTAACTCGCACCTTTGCCCGTCCTGACTTTGGCTCATTAACACCAGGCGCAACTTACCTTGAGCAGGACAACCAGCTTAACTCAGGAAACCCAGCGCTCGACCCTACGTACTCAAATAATCTCGACTTGATGGTGGAACATTATTTTGACCGCGTTGGCTTGGTCTCTGCGGGGGTATTCTACAAAGATATCCAAGACCCAATCTTCCAAGCCACCAGCGTTGGCAATTACAACGACAAGCAAGGCGTGACCATCATCCGTCCTGAAAACGGCGATAGCGCTTGGCTTGCGGGCATTGAACTGGCGTTTAACCGCGACCTTGGTTTTATTTCTGACAGTTTGAGCAACTTTGGGGTAATGACCAATGCGACCTTTATGGATTCTGAAATGCAGATCCCAGAGCGCACAGAAAAAGTAGCCATTCCACGTCAGGCCAATGAGCTTTACAACTTTACGCTGTATTACGACGACACTCGTTTTGCCGCTCGAATAGCGCTTAATCATAAAGGTGCTTATATCGAAGAGCACGGTGGTGATAGCCAATCGGATAGCTACTATGGCGCCAATACCAGCGTCGACTTTACAACGTCATACCAACTTAACGAACAAACGTTAGTTTACCTAGAGCTAAGTAACCTCACCAATGAAGCATTGCAGTACTACCAAGGTGAGCAAGGTCGTCCATTACAGGTGGAATAG